The sequence below is a genomic window from Lycium ferocissimum isolate CSIRO_LF1 chromosome 9, AGI_CSIRO_Lferr_CH_V1, whole genome shotgun sequence.
AGCCGCAAAATTCTCAAGAAACTAGACTCATAAATCTAGCATGTATCCAAAAATCAAAGTCAACAAACATATAGATCATCCCAGATAAATCCAAGAATTTGGCTCTACATGCTGAAACGCCAATATTTCTCAGATTCGAGCAGTCTCGccaaaaaattcatatctcgatGTAGGGGCATTGAAATCACGAGCCGCAAAATTCTCAAGAAACTAGACTCATAAATCTAACATGTATCCAAAAATCAAAGTCAACAAACATATAAATCATCCCAGATAAATCTAGGAATTTGAACATCTGAAATCATATTTCTCAGATTCGAGCAGGTTTCgcaaaaaaattcatatctcgaCATAGGGGCGTTGAAATCACGAGCTGCAAAGACTCATAAATCTAGCGTGTCCAAAAATCAAAGCCAACAACAATCTGAATAGTTCCagataaattcaagaagttGACAATACATGCTAAAACGTCGATAGTTTCAGATTTGCGCAGTTTCGTCGAGAAAATTCATATCTCGATGTAGGAACATCAAAATCATGAGCCGCTAAATTCTCAGGAAACTAGACTTACTAATCTAATATGTATCCAAAAATCAAAGTTGGAAACCCTCTGGATCATCCCAGATAAATTCGGGAAATCCACCTTAGATTTTTTTATTCCAACTTGAAAACTTGACGGATTTGAAGGATTGAACTTGAAGGCTTGTTGGattttaagacttcaacttgcagaTATGGTGAATTTAAAACTTTAGCTTGAAGACTAACATATTTGAAGGCTTCGCCTTGCAGTTGCGATGGCTTTGGACTTCAACTCAAAGAGTTGCCGGATTTGAGGCCTTCAATTTGGAGACCAATGGTTTTGCAGACTTTAACTCCTTGATTTAACCACTTGCTAAGAGATTACAGTCATTCCATTGGAGAAACCCATTTGTCATGGAGATTTGCCTTCGTTGGACCATTGATATTTAGTGAAAGTCCAAATTGAAGCAAAAGGATGCTTGTATGTACGATCTCCATGCGCCTAGTCAGGCGAACTTCATTTTGAAGAACGCATAGGGGGatgcgttttttttttatttttaactcatgcGACTGAACTTAGAATAAAACTCTAAGCGCCTACGTACCTCGGTGAAAAGGATCAAGCCATACCGTAGTTCAGAaaagtgagttttttttttttttttttgtgtccttTTTGCCTAGGCCGCCCTTGCGGGGTTTTCAACCTAgcggacattttttttttttttgtgtcctacTTTTTTTTGCCTAGATTTTTGCCTCCCTTGCGAGATTTTCAACCTagtggacatttttttttgtgtcctaaCTTTTGCCTAGGCCGCCTCTTGCGAGATTTTCAACCTagtggacattttttttttttttggccatgCACAGTTTATACTCTTGCGGGCCAGGAGTTGCATGCAGTTTATGCTCGTGCCTTAAGGAGCGTCATCTTACTTCAAGGATAGTACTTCTTCAAGAACTTTGCGTTGATAGGACCGATCCTCATGCCATCCGCATCAACAAGCTTGTAAGCGCCACTTGAATATGCTTCTTGTACGACATATGGTCCATCCCATTTTGAGGTGAATTTGCCCCCAGACTTATGGGAAACGATGATGGGTCTTCTTACTGCAAGGACTTGATCTCCCACTTGGAAGGACCTCAAGCGAACCTTTTTGTTGAAGGCACGAGATAGACGGGCTTGATAACATTCAAGATTTTGTTGAGCCTCCAACCTTTTCTCATCAAGTGCTTCTAACTCTGCAAGACGCAATCGAGCATTTTCCTCTTCGGTGAGCCCTTCTTGAATAGCAAGTCGTAAAGAAGGTATTTGGCGCTCAAGTGGTAGGACTGCTTCAACTCCATAAGCAAGCGAGTATGGGGTTGCTTGCGTTGGTGTGCGGTAAGTCGTCCTATATGCCCACAAAGCTTCTTCCATTCGTTCATGCCAATCTCGTTTGGACTTGGAGACAACCTTCTTCAACAAGTTACACAAAGTCTTATTGAACGCTTCAGCTAGACCGTTGGCGGCAGCATGATACATAGAAGATTTACGCTGCTTGAAGCCGAAGAGATCACAAATCTTGTTCATCAATTTGTTATCAAATGGCTTGCCATTGTCCGTTATTATGTAACGAGGAATGCCGAAGCGGTAGATGATATTTACTCGGATGAAGTTCGCAACATTctccttcttcacttctttaagAGCGACAACTTTAGCCCATTTTGAGAAGTAATCGGTTGCAGCCAAGATGTACAAGTGTCCACCAGAAGATTTCGGCAACGGACCAACGACATCCAACCCCCAAGCGTCAAATGGCCAAGATGCGATGGTCGGGTGTAATGCTTCGGGCGGCTGATGTATAAAATTCGCATGAAACTAACAAGCCTTGCATCTTCGAGCATAGTCCAAGCAATCTTTCACCATCGTTGGCCAATAATATCCCATCCTTTTTATGTGAAAGTGGAGCTTTGGTCCAGATTGATGTGATCCACATACTCCTGAATGTGCTTCTTGCAAAGCTTGGACTGCTTCATCCTCCCCCAAACATCGCAAGAGTACCCCCTCAAAAGATCTTCTATATAAAGTATCCTTGTAGTAAAGGAATCGAGGTGCACGACGACGAATCTCAGTTCTTCTTCTTGAGTCTTCTGGCAGTATCCCATAACTCAAGTAGTCAATGATGGGTTGTCGCCAGTCTTCCTTTGCAGCTTCAGAAACAGCTACGAGATGCTCAAGCTCATTTTCCGCGCCTTCATCCTCATTTGGCGGAGGTACTACCCATTTTTGGCAGATAGTCACTTGTGTTTGATCGGCGAGTTAGCGTTGAAGCTAGAGCAGCTAAAGCATCGgctttcttattttccttcctAGGAACATCTTTGAAGAGTCACATCACCAAGCCATCCTATCAACTTCTGAGCATAACCATGATAGGGGAGTAATTCGGGCTTCTTGACTTCGTAGCTTCCCAAGAGTTGATTGATCACCAACTGAGAGTCACCAAAGACTTGCAACTGCAACTGCTTCATGTCGACGGCCATTTCAAGTCCAAGTATTAGTGCTTGATATTCAGCGACATTGTTGGAGCAACGTTGTGTCAAAGTAAAGGAGTATGGTAGAACTTCTCCTTGCAGAGTAACAAACACCACACCAGCACCAGCTCCATCACGTTGTGCAGCACCATCAAAGTACATTTTCCACGGAGGTTGAATTTCAACGACCATTGCATCTTCGTCGGGAAGTTCATCAGTTAGCTCCCAATCATCAGGTATCGGGTGATCCGCTAAGAAGTCCGCCAATGCCTGTCCTTTTACAGCCTTTTGAGGGATGTATGTAATCTCAAATTGTTGAAACTGGAGGTACCACCTTGCTAGTCGATCACTGAGGACTGGTTTTGACATCACAAACTTGATGGGATTTGCTCTGGAAATAAGGTTAACACTATGAGCTTGAAAGTAGTGCTTCAACTTTTGAATCGAGAAGACTAGCGCCAAACACAACTTTTCAATTGGCGTGTAATTCAGCTCATTTGGTGTCATCATTCTGCTCAAGTAGTAAAGAGAATTTTCTTTCCCTTCACTATTCTCTTGGGCCAACAACGCTCCAACCGACCTTTCTTGTGCTGAAATGTATAATATCAATGGTTTTCCAGGTACAGGGGCTACTAGAACTGGAGGCTTCATTAAATATGACTTGATATTCTCGAAGGCATTAGTACATGCTTCGTCCCACTTGAAAGGGCGCCCTTCTTCATGAGACGACTGAATGGTTGGCACCTTCCATCTAAATTCGAAATGAATCTCCTAATGTAAGCTAGCTTCCCTTGCAGACTTTTTAACTCATGAATATTTCGAGGCTCGGGCATTTTTAAAATCGCATCAACTTTGGCTTGATCAATTTCGATTCCTCGATGTCGAACAATGAAACCAAGAAATTTCCTAGAAGTAACTCAAAAGGCAAATTTCAATGGATTCATTCGAAGTTGATATCTCCAAAGTCGCTCGAACACCATTCTCACTCTTGCAAGTGGTCGCtcctctttcttgattttaccaCCAAGTCATTCACATAGCGTTCAACATTTTTGTGGAGCAAATCATCAAAGATATTCTGCATAGCCCTTTGATATGTGGCACCAGCATTTTTCAAACCGAAAGGCATCAGTTTGTAACAATAAATACCCTTGGGTGTACGAACTGCAGTAAGCTCTTCATCTTTTGGCGCCATGCCAATTTGGTTATAGCTGGATGAACCGTCCATGAAAGACATCGCCTCATAACCAGTGGTAGCATCAATCATCAATTCTGGGATGGGAAGCGGGAAATCATTTTTAGGGCATACGTTGTTAAGATCCCTGAAGTCAACACAAACTCGAATTTGACCAATCTTTTTTTTCACAGGAACGATACTCAAAATTCATGTAGGATATTTAACTTCGTGAATAAATTCAGCTTCAATGAGTTTGTTGACTTTATTTTCGATCGAAGGAACCAAATCTGGTCTGAAATGGCTTTGGGCCTGCTTAACAGACGGGCACCATTCTTGACCGCCGGGATGGCTACTTTTGGGATCTAATCCAGGCATCTCTTTATAACTCCAAGCAAAAACATCCCTATATTCTTTGAGTATTTCCATGTAAGTGTCTTCTTCATCACCTTTAGAAAAGCACTTAGGTAGGTGGGCCTTGGGTCTTCATCAGTACCAAGATTAACTTCTTTCAAGGAGTCTACTGTGGTCTTCACCCCTTCTTCAAGTTCTGGAGGAGCATCTCTAGCATCTTCATCCTCTTGAGGATCACCATCATTGAAAGATATGTGGTAACACGAGGAGATGTCCTCCAACTTCTCGGCAACCTCCATCTGAAATGAAGTATCTTGATCACTTTGTGTAGTAATATGATATGAAGAACCTACACTTTCCTCATCTTCGTCACGCTCCTTGGTATACACCACAGTGTGAGACTTTGCTTTTAGCACCTCCCCACATGAAACCACAAGGTTTGTTTGTCGCCTCATTCTAGAAGGAATCAAACTTTGTATATCCTTCTGGGTTCTAGGCAAAGCGAGCGTTTTCACGCTTTGATAATCTCTGTGGAACttgttcttcctcttcttcttcatcttcaacgGCCCCAATCTCTCAAACACAGAAGCTTTTGTGGCCGACTTTCCAAGACGATCAAACACTGAAGGCCTTTTGTTGGAAGCAACAGACTCATCTTCCACGGTGATGTAGTTGGTACTTGCCCTTCTTATGGATATGCGAACTGGCGGAGGTTGTTTGTATCCCAAACCTTCACGTGATTGCATCATGGTAGCTCCTGATGGAAGTTTCCCTAACTTTGATGGCTCGTTGGGGTTGTACCCAGCCTTGACAAATAACTTGTAAGCATTTGGATCAAAGCCTTCATTTGTACGTTTTGTAGGGAGTGCCATATTTTGTGGCGGATTCTGAGCCACGAAGTCTCCAAGTAGCTTTGAGGACAAATTTATCGCGTCAATTCGTCTGATAGGAAGAGTTAGCCCCCTAGCATATTTCCTTGAGCTTCAGATGGTTGACCTTCCTCTTTCTTCAACTTTGGAACATAGCAGAGCACGGgagttgtcttcttcttctttttcaaagacACGATGTTCCCTTTATTCGGACTGGAGTGCGGCACCTCAGCACCAACTTTAACTTTTCCAATAGTCTCATCAGCTCTTTTAGTTGCGATCTTATCACTCTTGGTCGTTGCGATGTCATCGACTTTTACTTCTCTCACAATGTAGTTCTTCAAGTAGAACTTCGCATCGATGAAGTGTGACTCTGCTTCAGTAAATGGCTTATCATCAGCAACTATCTTCTTTTCGACACTGCCTTCGAGATACTTCAAACATTGATAGTAGGAGGATGGGACAACTTTGTTCTCGTGTATCCATGGCCTGCCAAGCAACATATTATACGAAGTCTTTGCGTCGATGACATGCATCCATGCACTTGATCGCAAATCTTCGATGGTGATATCTAATTTGATAGCACCTATGGCTCGTTGCCCCCTTGATTGAATCCTTGTATCATCAAGCGGCTTTCAGAAAGTTCTTCAGTTGTGATACCAAGTTCCTTCATTGTGCGAATAGGAAGAATGTTAACTCCAGATCCATCATCTATCAATATTCTGTTTATCCTCTTCTCGAGGGCATAACCCACCATGTACAAAGGACGATTGTGTAGTGTTTCACCAAGTAGAAGATCGTCATCCGTGAATGTGATTCTTGTATCACATGCGTGTACCTCTTGGGAAGAAGATTCAACAGGCTTTTCAGATGATGATAGAGACAATGTTGATAGGCTTTCATCATTTGCTTCTTCTTTATCAGTATTGAAGCATGATGCCTCAATGTTGTCTCGAGCAGTCTTATTGCGGAACCAACTTGGTAGGAATTCCTCCAAAGTCACGGGACGTCGTGGTTCTTGGTGGTAGTTCTCCTCCACTTTTGCTTTCTTCGGATGCTCAACTGATTTTTGCTTCCTTGGTCTTCTAACCATCCTTTTCCTAGTTGGTTGTTTAGATGATTCTTTTTGTGGACTTGTTTTACAGCGTCTCCGCCTAGTCACCAGAATCCAACCTTCATCATCGGCTTCATCAACCTGGGTTCTATCTTCCTCCAATGGTCCTTCCTCATGTTCTTCAAAGCTGCGTATCTGGACCGGATCGAAAGAACCAAAGGTGATAGAGACTTGATTCGAACTTGCCTTCTCATCGTCAAGCAGAATCTTGTTTTCATTAGCCAACTGCATAACTTTGTCCTTGAAGACAAAGCACTTCTCAAGAGGGTGACCCACAAGTCGATGATACTTGCAATAGTTCGGGTCGTTTGTTCTTCCAGCTTCATTGGGCCGCTTCATCTCTGGTAACTCAATGAGTTTCAGCTCAAGTAGTTCATCAAAAATTTCAGGGACATCGAGAATCCGGAAGGGTATTCTCTTTCTTGCATCTCCTTCAAGGTCGACTTTCGACTTTTGTTGTCTTGGAAGGAAGTTGCTTTCATACTCTGCTTCTTGCTCACCTTCGTAGTAAACTTTACAGGCGAGACATTGACGTTCATGGATTCTTTGTTGTCACTCTTGGGAACGAACTTGCTCCATTTCTTGGGTTCCTGCTTGTCCTTTCCTTTGCGAGGGTCGTAGACAGGCATTACTTCATTCCCAGTGGAAGACATGCTCAACTCCATGTCATGAGCACGAGTAGCTAGTTCTTCAAAAGACCTTGGCTTAATTCCTTGCAAGATGTAGTGAAGCCCCCAATGCATTCCTTGGATACACATCTCTATCGCAGAAGCTTCGCTGAGCCTATCTTTGCAGTTTAGACTTGCATTTCTCCATCGATTGATGAAATCGATAACTGGTTCGCCCTTCCTCTGGCGAGTGCTTGTAAGTTCGACCATGCTCACGGTACGCCTTGTGCTATAAAAGCGATTGAGGAACTCCTGCTCTAGTTGCTCCCAACTATCGATAGAATTAGGCTCAAGATCAGTGTACCAGTCAAAGGCATTCCCCTTGAGGGAGCGGACGAACTGCTTGACAAGATAGTCTCCATAAGTCCCAGCGTTGTTACATGTTTCAACAAAATGTGCAACATGTTGCTTTGGATTTCCCTTGCCTTCAAATTGTTGAAATTTGGGAGGTTGATAACCGGCGGGCATCTTGAAGCTATCAATTCTTGTAGTGTACGGCTTTGCCGTAAGTAAAAGAAGACTTGGCTAGCAACTTCGTACTTATCCTTGATAGTCCCTTCGATGAACTCCTTTAGTCGGTCAAGCGGAATCATCCCTTCAGAAGAAACTGGAATTTCCTTGGTAGGCGGTACTTGTTTTGCACGAGGTTCAGTCTCCTGTGCTTCTGGACCCTTCCCAGGTGCGTGGCTGGATTCTCCTTCCATTAATCCATCCATCTTGTCCATCAACTTCTCAATCCGAGCATCTTGATTTTGCACATGCTTGGCCAAGCCATCAATCACCTTTGCCAAGTTTGCTAGTGTCTCCTCCATCGATGAAGCGTTAGTTACCATTGCTTGCATGATTGTTGGGGATGTTGGAGAATAGCATGGATTATCGCATAAGTTGATCTTTGACTGGCCTACTTCATGTGGTGTGAGTGGAGAGGATCCGTCACTTGAAGTATCATCATCTTCCTTCATAGCAGAGTTCTTGGATCCAGAGAGATCAAGTAGAGCTAGAGTCTTCTTAATCTTTTCAGCAATGCTGCTTCCTTCCTCCGATGCATTAGTAGAGGATCTTGCTCCTTTTGGGGATGAAGATCCAAAAACAGGAGTTGTTGCGGACGACACTTGGAGTGCTTGTTGTCCCAACATGCTTGCTTTGCTCCTCGTAACTGGTCCAATGCTACCAAAGGTAATGTCGAGGATGCTTTCCACATCGATCGAGAGAACTTGGAGTCAGCAGCCTTGGAGGAAGTTGATTTGGAATAGAGCTTCTTTGAAGTCATTTAGATGTTCTAAAACTTTGATGATCGAAAAGTTGAGATGAGAGGTAGAGATTGTCCCACTGGGCGTGCCAAAAtttgtagacaataaaattcgcgtcgagaaaataataatcaagacagaaaaatatcgcaacaatcgttgtatttgatttcagaatatgagtgttacaatctctatgattcctctgattcgtcttttcaacaataaattcaagggcttttgagcttgatcttgaacttgatggatttgatcttgacttgtacttgaattcaagggcttttgagcttgatcttgaatctaATGATCGTGATCTTGAACTTGTGTTTGGATTCAAGGGCttgaagcttgatcttgaatcttcgtcttgaactctagaacttctagagaaatactTGAGTGCTTGAATGTTTTTTTAGCTTGTAGAGAAATCTGCAgcgtttgatccacgagctctctctggcttcttgttagaatttctgtccttttttctaaattatgagacccctatttatagttgtaggatggaggagttgtgataaggacaAACTTCTTTTGACCAATCAGATTTAAGCTGACATGTCGATATTTGATTGGCGAaacatgtcacttgtacacGTGGCACATCTTcattggcctttgatttgactaggcatgctgcatcattttgacacgtggcatgatcctattggcTCCTTCGTTTGACTTGGcgtgccacgtcatttgacacgtggcaccAAATTTGGGCCTCTAGGAAGATGACATCTTGAGCTTAGCAAAGTGGGCTCATTATTTATAGCCCAATATTAATTAAGGACTAGCCCAACAAAATTGGACCATTAATTaaaaatccatatttattggacttaaataattaatccaattatattaatccataatatttatttggactaatatatcttgaatttaatTAGCGGCCCAGAATGGCTGGTTGTGCACTTCGGGCCAAAAAGTTATAGTTGGACACGTTACCCTCAGAGAAGTGCTGACAAAATTGGGCTTATATAAAAAGCCCAATCCACAATGAATTCAGCTTGCCATAGTGTTgatgagctttttttttttgcgcggaatgttcttcatttggggtggtttttaattttggt
It includes:
- the LOC132031802 gene encoding uncharacterized protein LOC132031802, yielding MIDATTGYEAMSFMDGSSSYNQIGMAPKDEELTAVRTPKGIYCYKLMPFGLKNAGATYQRAMQNIFDDLLHKNVERYVNDLVVKSRKRSDHLQEWKVPTIQSSHEEGRPFKWDEACTNAFENIKSYLMKPPVLVAPVPGKPLILYISAQERSVGALLAQENSEGKENSLYYLSRMMTPNELNYTPIEKLCLALVFSIQKLKHYFQAHSVNLISRANPIKFVMSKPVLSDRLARWYLQFQQFEITYIPQKAVKGQALADFLADHPIPDDWELTDELPDEDAMVVEIQPPWKMYFDGAAQRDGAGAGVVFVTLQGEVLPYSFTLTQRCSNNVAEYQALILGLEMAVDMKQLQLQVFGDSQLVINQLLGSYEVKKPELLPYHGYAQKLIGWLGDVTLQRLPPPNEDEGAENELEHLVAVSEAAKEDWRQPIIDYLSYGILPEDSRRRTEIRRRAPRFLYYKDTLYRRSFEGVLLRCLGEDEAVQALQEAHSGPPEALHPTIASWPFDAWGLDVVGPLPKSSGGHLYILAATDYFSKWAKVVALKEVKKENVANFIRVNIIYRFGIPRYIITDNGKPFDNKLMNKICDLFGFKQRKSSMYHAAANGLAEAFNKTLCNLLKKVVSKSKRDWHERMEEALWAYRTTYRTPTQATPYSLAYGVEAVLPLERQIPSLRLAIQEGLTEEENARLRLAELEALDEKRLEAQQNLECYQARLSRAFNKKVRLRSFQVGDQVLAVRRPIIVSHKSGGKFTSKWDGPYVVQEAYSSGAYKLVDADGMRIGPINAKFLKKYYP